From a region of the Blochmannia endosymbiont of Camponotus modoc genome:
- the cysS gene encoding cysteine--tRNA ligase codes for MLKIFNTLTKKKEKFIPINAGKIKIYVCGVTVYDLCHLGHARTFIVFDSIIRYLRHCGYQVDYVRNITDIDDKIIKKAYENNETTEQLTNRMIQEMHLDLDALSILRPNYEPKVTEHIDIIIKFICLLISKKHAYIAPNGDIMFSVKTMRNYGVLSNKENSPEIHDNILKISNIKKNPMDFVLWKKTTSNNKPGEPCWSSPWGSGRPGWHIECSAMNYSIFGNQIDIHGGGSDLIFPHHDNEIAQSVCANETSYANIWMHSGLLLLNYEKMSKSLNNFFTIRDILKHYDPETIRYFLMSAHYRSQLHYNDDNLKSAQTSLKRLYIALRDTNPTIQPNGGEYFISKFISKMNDDFNTPEAYSVLFDIAHRLNNLKIKGHSLTQGMASTLKYLANTIGLLHQNPEIFLKQITSKHNKNCHFEKIQKLIQCREVARKNKQWELADSIRKKLTVMGITLEDGSTGITKWHCK; via the coding sequence ATGCTTAAAATTTTTAATACCTTAACAAAAAAAAAAGAAAAGTTTATACCTATTAATGCTGGTAAAATTAAAATATATGTTTGTGGTGTTACAGTTTATGATTTATGCCATCTCGGGCATGCCAGAACATTTATAGTATTCGATAGTATTATTCGCTATTTACGTCATTGCGGATATCAGGTGGATTACGTCCGCAATATTACAGATATAGATGATAAAATTATAAAAAAAGCTTATGAAAATAACGAAACTACCGAACAATTAACGAATCGTATGATTCAAGAAATGCATTTAGACTTGGATGCATTAAGTATATTGCGCCCAAATTATGAACCAAAAGTAACTGAACATATTGATATAATCATTAAATTCATTTGTTTGTTAATTTCAAAAAAACATGCATATATTGCCCCTAATGGGGATATAATGTTTTCTGTAAAAACTATGCGCAATTACGGTGTCTTATCTAACAAAGAAAATTCGCCTGAAATACATGATAATATCTTAAAAATATCAAATATAAAAAAAAACCCTATGGATTTTGTATTGTGGAAAAAAACAACATCTAATAATAAACCAGGTGAGCCGTGTTGGTCATCTCCATGGGGATCAGGACGTCCAGGATGGCATATTGAATGTTCTGCTATGAATTATTCCATTTTCGGCAACCAAATAGACATTCATGGTGGAGGATCAGATTTAATTTTTCCACATCATGACAACGAAATTGCTCAATCTGTATGCGCTAATGAGACTTCTTATGCAAATATATGGATGCATTCTGGTCTTTTGTTATTAAACTATGAAAAAATGTCAAAATCATTAAATAATTTTTTTACCATACGTGATATTTTAAAACATTATGATCCTGAAACAATAAGATATTTTTTAATGTCCGCTCATTATCGCAGTCAATTACACTATAATGACGATAATCTTAAAAGCGCACAAACATCTTTAAAACGGCTGTACATAGCTTTACGAGATACTAATCCTACAATCCAACCTAATGGAGGAGAATATTTTATATCAAAATTTATTTCTAAAATGAATGACGACTTCAATACACCAGAGGCATACTCAGTATTATTTGACATAGCACATAGATTAAATAATTTAAAAATTAAAGGTCATTCACTTACTCAAGGTATGGCATCTACCTTAAAATATTTAGCAAATACTATCGGATTGTTACATCAAAATCCAGAAATTTTCTTAAAACAAATAACATCAAAACATAACAAAAATTGTCATTTTGAAAAAATTCAAAAATTAATTCAATGCCGCGAAGTTGCACGAAAAAATAAGCAATGGGAATTAGCTGATAGCATACGAAAAAAATTAACCGTTATGGGAATAACATTGGAAGATGGGTCTACAGGGATAACGAAATGGCATTGCAAATAA
- a CDS encoding UDP-2,3-diacylglucosamine diphosphatase: protein MSILFISDVHLSAKSPYITDGFLRFLNYRAMRAKSLYILGDLFETWLGDDDCNLLHINIAKALKALNQKRISCYFIHGNHDFLLGQKYARECGMTLLSSNQVLKLASGKKIIILHGDILCSNDNSYQLFRKCLRHIIVQRLFLSLPLSIRSRIFSAIRSCCVQHTKYKSKKKLNINLKTATDILIQNHADIMIHGHTHQPAIHKIYRSKKDVFRIIVLGCWDKYGSMIEVNEKNNDILFTEFPLDETIKY, encoded by the coding sequence ATGTCTATTTTATTTATTTCAGATGTTCATTTATCTGCTAAATCCCCATATATTACTGATGGGTTTTTGCGTTTTTTAAATTATCGCGCAATGCGCGCTAAATCTCTTTATATTTTAGGAGACTTGTTTGAAACTTGGTTAGGAGATGATGATTGTAATCTATTACATATTAATATCGCCAAAGCTTTGAAAGCATTAAATCAAAAAAGAATTTCGTGTTATTTTATTCATGGAAATCATGATTTTTTATTAGGACAGAAGTATGCTAGAGAATGCGGAATGACGTTATTATCTTCTAATCAAGTTTTAAAATTAGCATCAGGAAAAAAAATAATCATTTTACATGGAGATATTCTTTGTTCCAATGATAATTCATATCAATTATTTAGAAAATGTTTACGTCATATTATAGTACAGAGGTTATTTTTATCGCTACCATTATCCATACGCTCACGAATATTTAGTGCTATACGTTCATGTTGCGTACAACACACAAAATACAAATCAAAAAAAAAATTAAATATTAATTTAAAAACGGCTACAGATATTTTAATTCAGAATCATGCGGATATTATGATTCACGGACATACTCACCAACCTGCGATTCATAAGATTTACAGATCCAAAAAAGATGTTTTTAGAATAATAGTGCTGGGATGTTGGGATAAATACGGTTCAATGATAGAAGTAAATGAAAAAAATAATGATATCCTATTTACAGAATTTCCATTAGATGAAACAATAAAATATTAA
- the adk gene encoding adenylate kinase produces MRIIFLGPPGSGKGTQAHLIANKYNIPNISTGTMLRQELTKSAHKSYKFHKNITKIMHTGDLVNDEFMVQLIKTRINQHDCRNGFLLDGFPRTILQAKSMKQCKIFINYVIEFFASDSIIIDRIVGRRIHARSGRTYHIKFNPPRNYGLDDITGEILTTRKDDHEEAIRKRLSNYHQHTEPVLDYYREESKYKKIKYFSVDGNRDISEIYKELINIISS; encoded by the coding sequence ATACGTATTATATTTTTAGGTCCTCCTGGATCCGGAAAAGGAACGCAAGCTCATCTTATTGCAAACAAGTATAACATTCCAAATATTTCTACAGGCACGATGTTACGTCAAGAACTAACTAAAAGTGCACATAAATCCTATAAATTTCATAAAAATATAACAAAGATTATGCATACTGGGGATTTAGTAAATGATGAATTTATGGTGCAATTAATTAAAACACGTATTAATCAACATGACTGTCGTAATGGATTTTTATTAGATGGTTTTCCTAGAACAATTTTGCAAGCAAAATCTATGAAACAATGTAAAATTTTTATAAATTACGTCATAGAATTTTTTGCATCAGATTCTATAATTATTGATCGTATTGTAGGCCGAAGAATACATGCAAGATCTGGAAGAACTTATCATATTAAATTCAATCCACCTAGAAATTATGGATTAGATGATATTACCGGAGAAATTTTAACTACTCGAAAAGATGACCACGAAGAAGCTATACGTAAACGATTAAGTAATTACCACCAACACACTGAACCAGTGTTAGATTATTATCGAGAAGAATCGAAATATAAAAAAATAAAATATTTTTCTGTTGATGGAAATCGTGACATCTCTGAAATCTACAAAGAATTAATTAATATCATTAGTTCATGA